In Paraburkholderia sp. PGU19, a single window of DNA contains:
- a CDS encoding SGNH/GDSL hydrolase family protein, protein MNAHTPDGEAPGLHRRLMRYDPILGYRFAPGLKLRIPHEGGGYLVKTNRDGFRCDHPVTPRKRTEHRVLVFGDSYTAGDGVSNGKRYTDVLEQQLTDTEVINFGLSGSGTDQQYLVFQQYASQIDYDAVVISVLVENIQRNVVRERDWADRTGEAIRVPKPWFELSADNGLSLKGIPVPPPYRLADLSLPQAGGMASVRSNLRKMVNKIGPDFKDLCQRLTRFQPLPEYNAASNDSWKLMQAILAKWVSELPVPAVIVVMPVYQYVEETASYRNIRMRFDELAQSVGVLVYHVLDDFHRYPADKRRQLRFRMDCHYTPVAHQIMGRALAKVVAPLLQTGVQIDDSSMHDAGPGIVDERQRPRHDDSGKQELGGAGRASPSQGVAT, encoded by the coding sequence ATGAACGCGCACACACCGGATGGCGAGGCGCCGGGTCTGCATCGACGCTTAATGCGATACGATCCGATTCTCGGCTATCGGTTCGCACCCGGCCTTAAGCTCCGGATCCCCCATGAAGGAGGTGGGTATCTGGTGAAAACCAATCGCGATGGTTTTCGCTGTGATCACCCGGTGACTCCCCGTAAGCGCACTGAGCATCGTGTGCTGGTTTTTGGCGATTCCTACACCGCGGGTGACGGTGTCAGCAACGGCAAACGGTACACGGATGTTCTGGAGCAGCAACTTACCGACACCGAGGTAATCAACTTCGGGCTGAGCGGCAGCGGTACTGACCAGCAGTATCTGGTCTTCCAGCAATATGCCAGTCAAATCGACTACGACGCTGTTGTTATAAGTGTGCTTGTGGAGAACATCCAGCGCAACGTAGTTCGCGAACGCGATTGGGCGGACCGCACAGGCGAGGCGATTCGCGTGCCCAAGCCGTGGTTCGAACTCTCGGCTGACAACGGGTTGAGCCTAAAAGGCATCCCCGTTCCACCGCCCTACAGGCTCGCGGACTTGTCCCTCCCGCAGGCAGGCGGGATGGCTTCGGTGCGTTCGAATCTGCGCAAGATGGTCAACAAGATCGGCCCCGATTTCAAAGATCTTTGCCAGCGGCTAACGCGGTTCCAGCCGCTACCAGAGTACAACGCCGCGAGCAATGACAGCTGGAAGCTCATGCAGGCTATCCTCGCAAAGTGGGTATCTGAACTTCCAGTACCTGCTGTGATCGTCGTTATGCCCGTCTATCAGTACGTTGAGGAAACCGCAAGCTACAGGAACATCCGCATGCGTTTTGATGAGCTCGCGCAGTCGGTTGGCGTTCTGGTCTATCACGTTCTTGATGACTTCCACCGATATCCAGCCGACAAAAGGCGACAGTTGCGTTTCCGAATGGACTGCCATTACACGCCGGTCGCGCACCAGATCATGGGGCGCGCACTGGCGAAGGTCGTAGCTCCGCTGCTGCAAACGGGCGTGCAGATTGATGATAGTTCGATGCACGATGCGGGGCCCGGAATCGTCGATGAGCGGCAGAGGCCGCGGCACGACGATTCCGGCAAACAGGAGCTGGGTGGCGCAGGACGGGCATCGCCGTCGCAAGGCGTTGCGACATGA